AAATTCGATTAATCCGGATGCCATCATGTCGACATGATCATGCTCAGGGGAGAAGAAAGCTTGAACGGTAACAGCTTCCGGCTCTTTATCCAGCAGGATGCGCGCGGCGTTGATCGGATAACAGCCGATATCATAAATCGAGCCGCCGCCCCAATCCTTGCGAAAGCGGACATTCCCGTGATTGGCGGAACTGTTGAAGGTAAACGCGCTGCGTATGCCCCGAATGTCCCCGATGGCACCGGCGTTGATCATTTCCTTCAACAAGTCATACCGTGGGTGATACCGATACATAAAGGCTTCGGCCAGCACTACCCCGGCTTTAGCTGCTGCTTCCGCCATTTCAGCTGCTTCTGCTTCCGTCAGCGCAAGCGGTTTTTCGCATAGAATGTGTTTACCGGCTTCCGCCGCACGGATGCTCCATTCTTTATGTAGATGGTTGGGGAGCGGAATATAGATCGCATCTATGGAAGAATCCTCGAGCAAGGATTCGTAACTGCTGTATGCAGTCGGGATATTCAGTTCCTCTGCCGTTTGCGCTGCTTTTGCCTGATCGCGGCTGGCAATGGCAACGACTTCATTGAGACGGGATTGCTGTAAACCAGGTATGACCGAGCGTTTGGCAATACTGGCGCAGCCAAGGATTCCCCAACGAAGTTTTTGAGTCATGTTCATCAGCTCCTATACAACTTATTAATATTATATTGCGATTATAAAAGACAAGAAATAAAATTGATATAATATTATTTTGTAGTACAATACAACAATATTGTCATACGAGGAGTATTATGATGAAACGACAAAGTCATCTGCTGACCCTACCGCAAATGCCATTCTTCTGCCTGCCTGAGTCGGTTGGGATATACCGGGATGAACCGGACCATACCGTTACGCGGGCAGCCGGGTCTCTGAACAATTTCAATATTCACTATGTGGCTTCCGGTAAAGGGTATGTTGAAATCGAAAACGTAGTCCATACGCTTGGCCCAGGTGAAGCCGTGCTGTATTTTCCAATGCAGGCTCAGCGTTATTACACCAGCGAGGACGATCCGTGGGATGTGCGTTGGTTCCACTTTTATGGCAGCGGTCTGCAGAACTATTTCATCGAACGCGGATTTCATAAAAGCCAGCTGTGGAGCATTCGGCAGCCATCAGCCTTTGAGGAAGCGCACGAAGCGCTGTTATATGAGGCGGAGACCCATCG
This Paenibacillus sp. JZ16 DNA region includes the following protein-coding sequences:
- a CDS encoding Gfo/Idh/MocA family protein, encoding MTQKLRWGILGCASIAKRSVIPGLQQSRLNEVVAIASRDQAKAAQTAEELNIPTAYSSYESLLEDSSIDAIYIPLPNHLHKEWSIRAAEAGKHILCEKPLALTEAEAAEMAEAAAKAGVVLAEAFMYRYHPRYDLLKEMINAGAIGDIRGIRSAFTFNSSANHGNVRFRKDWGGGSIYDIGCYPINAARILLDKEPEAVTVQAFFSPEHDHVDMMASGLIEFGGNVALTFDCGMWAAYRNPLEIVGTDGLIEVPYAYSLPEDGANFFLTTGDGRKEIEVPRANAYSEQGDHMAEAILNNKPLRYSSEDAVHNMKVIDACLQSAHERKRIVL